One segment of Calypte anna isolate BGI_N300 chromosome 4A, bCalAnn1_v1.p, whole genome shotgun sequence DNA contains the following:
- the LOC103538658 gene encoding radial spoke head protein 4 homolog A-like, with amino-acid sequence MGDPSEEPGSREHSWSGHRPERPEPFASYQASYEREHGPIEPHEPGYGLYQPGYSPYDAQISDTKSRMLAIQNAKAYLLKSSTTSGLNLYDHLANMLTKILDEQPTNAVDIIENISKDVKWAQFQKKMDTLRDEHEILPTFEAAEKQKALFTKESGGEEEQEEEIGESPLPNVMETAFYFEQAGIGLSKEESYRIFLALRKLISDHRMQTCRFWGKILGLEMNYIIAEVQFQEGEEEEEEAEEEDDNEEREKEMGEDEDEDEDETKKKDEPPKSTYKPPPVIPKEENGTGANKYVYFVCNDPSNPWVKLPPVTPAQIVCARKIKKFFTGRLDAPVVSFPPFPGNEANYLRAQIARISAGTHISPIGFYQFPEEEGDDDEEGEGGRDTFEENPDFQPLSVAEMVDSVSAWVHHVRSILEQGRCVWFNPFQKSEEEEEEEEGEEKEEEPGELDREVGPPLLTPLSEDEGIQNIPAWTAYPSTTLIPQHAVAILQSNRWPGAFAFASGKKFDNIYFGWGHKYSPENQNPVLPPPVQAEYPSGPEITEGTDPTLEEENAFKAAKEKALADEEEQEEEQEEENEEEEEEDDD; translated from the exons ATGGGTGACCCTTCCGAGGAGCCAGGCTCCAGGGAACACTCTTGGTCCGGGCACAGACCCGAGCGGCCCGAGCCGTTCGCTTCTTATCAAGCTTCCTATGAACGCGAGCACGGCCCTATTGAGCCACATGAACCAGGTTATGGTCTTTATCAGCCAGGATACAGTCCGTATGATGCTCAGATATCCGATACCAAATCCCGAATGCTGGCAATTCAAAATGCCAAAGCGTATTTACTGAAGAGCAGCACAACATCTGGCCTGAACCT ATACGATCATCTTGCTAATATGCTAACAAAGATCCTGGATGAACAGCCCACAAATGCAGTAGACATAATTGAGAATATCAGCAAGGATGTGAAGTGGGctcagtttcagaaaaaaatggacaCTCTTCGAGATGAACATGAGATTCTTCCAACATTtgaagctgcagaaaagcaaaaagctttgtTCACCAAGGAAagtggaggagaggaagaacaaGAAGAAGAGATA GGAGAGAGCCCTTTACCTAATGTGATGGAAACAGCCTTTTATTTTGAACAGGCTGGAATTGGCTTAAGCAAAGAAGAATCCTATCGCATATTCCTTGCCCTTAGAAAACTAATCAGTGATCATCGAATGCAGACCTGTCGCTTCTGGGGCAAAATTTTGGGCCTGGAAATGAACTATATTATAGCTGAAGTACAGTTCcaagagggggaagaggaggaggaggaagcagaggaggaagatgataatgaggagagagagaaagagatgggtgaggatgaagatgaagatgaagatgagacaaaaaaaaaagatgaaccACCAAAGTCCACTTATAAGCCTCCACCTGTCAtcccaaaagaagaaaatgggaCAGGGGCTAATAAATATGTCTACTTTGTCTGTAATGACCCAAGCAACCCATGGGTGAAGTTGCCTCCAGTGACACCAGCCCAGATTGTCTGTGCCAGGAAAATCAAGAAGTTCTTCACTGGTCGTCTGGATGCTCCCGTTGTgagctttcctcctttccctggaaACGAAGCCAACTACCTGCGTGCACAGATAGCTCGGATCTCAGCAGGGACACATATCTCTCCCATTGGATTTTACCAGTTtccagaggaagaaggagatgatgatgaggaaggggagggaggaagagataCATTTGAAGAAAATCCTGATTTTCAGCCACTTTCTGTGGCTGAAATGGTGGATTCTGTCTCTGCGTGGGTACACCATGTACGGAGTATCCTTGAGCAG GGTCGTTGTGTTTGGTTTAATCCTTTTCAAAaatcagaggaagaagaagaagaagaggaaggggaggagaaagaagaggagccAGGTGAACTGGACCGAGAAGTTGGACCTCCTCTTCTCACTCCACTCTCTGAAGATGAAG GAATTCAAAACATCCCTGCTTGGACAGCTTATCCTTCTACAACCCTGATCCCACAACATGCTGTTGCAATCCTCCAGTCAAACCGATGGCCTGGGGCATTTGCCTTTGCATCTGGCAA gaaATTTGATAACATTTACTTTGGCTGGGGTCACAAATACAGTCCAGAGAACCAGAATCCTGTGCTGCCTCCACCTGTGCAAGCAGAATACCCCAGTGGGCCAGAGATCACTGAGGGAACTGACCCCACCctggaggaagaaaatgctttcaagGCTGCCAAGGAAAAAGCCTTAGCAGATGAGGAAGAACAAGAGGAAGAACAAGAGGAAGAgaatgaagaggaagaggaggaggatgatgatTAA